The Sphingobium aromaticiconvertens genome has a segment encoding these proteins:
- a CDS encoding RNA methyltransferase: MKRGHRTGKPKAGFPRFYGRHAVTAALANPDRVVRKIWGTREALGALELPPVLPIVYADVADLGRMVPSDAPHQGIVAEVEALDDVWLGDILEQGQDDLRPVLVLDQVTDPHNVGAILRSAAAFDALCIVTQDRHAPPESGVLARAASGALEIMPWVRVVNLARALDEIAEAGYWRIGLDGEATSTISEAIGQSRVALVLGAEGEGLRHNSMAHCDILARLPISPRMESLNVSNAAAIALYAAASR, encoded by the coding sequence ATGAAAAGAGGACATCGTACCGGCAAGCCCAAAGCAGGCTTTCCACGCTTTTACGGCCGCCACGCCGTGACCGCCGCACTCGCCAATCCCGACAGGGTCGTGCGCAAGATCTGGGGCACCCGCGAAGCACTGGGCGCACTGGAACTGCCCCCGGTCCTGCCCATCGTTTATGCCGATGTCGCGGACCTCGGCCGGATGGTGCCCAGTGACGCGCCGCATCAGGGAATCGTCGCCGAGGTAGAGGCGCTCGACGATGTCTGGCTGGGCGACATATTGGAGCAGGGGCAGGATGATCTGCGCCCCGTGCTGGTGTTGGATCAGGTGACGGACCCGCACAATGTCGGCGCTATTCTCCGCTCTGCCGCCGCGTTCGACGCGCTGTGCATCGTGACGCAGGACCGGCATGCACCGCCCGAATCGGGTGTGTTGGCGCGTGCGGCGTCGGGCGCCCTGGAAATCATGCCCTGGGTGCGAGTCGTAAACCTCGCCCGCGCGCTCGATGAAATTGCCGAGGCTGGCTATTGGCGCATCGGCCTTGACGGCGAAGCGACCAGCACGATCAGCGAAGCGATCGGGCAATCGCGGGTCGCGCTGGTGCTGGGCGCCGAGGGCGAAGGACTACGCCACAACAGCATGGCACATTGCGACATATTGGCTAGACTGCCCATCAGTCCGCGGATGGAGAGCCTTAACGTCTCCAATGCCGCAGCGATCGCTCTGTACGCCGCCGCCAGCCGGTAG
- a CDS encoding DUF2188 domain-containing protein: MALPTARYIVLNHEGVWKINLDNRYYGPFTTQAEAVDSATKTAQEANAKGYPAAVLLMRDGQFETLWEASAPLTAQDNTATSE; the protein is encoded by the coding sequence ATGGCCCTGCCCACAGCCCGCTATATCGTCCTCAATCATGAGGGCGTCTGGAAGATCAATCTCGACAATCGCTATTATGGCCCGTTCACGACCCAGGCCGAGGCTGTGGATAGCGCGACGAAGACCGCGCAGGAAGCCAATGCCAAGGGCTACCCCGCTGCGGTGCTGCTGATGCGCGATGGCCAGTTCGAGACTTTGTGGGAGGCGTCCGCGCCGTTGACGGCGCAGGACAACACCGCAACTTCCGAATAA
- the murA gene encoding UDP-N-acetylglucosamine 1-carboxyvinyltransferase: MDRIQIRGGKALSGRLPISGAKNAALTLLPCALLTDEPVTLRNLPRLADVDSFGHLLNQLGVSTMIEGARPEDFGRVMTMRAGRVTSTEAPYDIVRKMRASILVLGPLLARAGEATVSLPGGCAIGNRPIDLHLKALEALGATIEVTAGYVRASAPDGGLTGGTYTFPVVSVGATENAVMASVLSKGTCILENAAREPEIVDLCRLLLAMGAEIEGVGSDTLTIHGKNRLHGATYRVMPDRIEAGSYACAAAITGGSLELVGADADDMHAILAALRDVGVHVETRKDSILVASQGKLKPLNLSTAPFPAFPTDMQAQFMAMLTLADGASVLTETIFENRYMHVPELARMGADIAVNGRTAVVRGVGSLTGAPVMATDLRASMSLILAGLAARGETQVNRVYHLDRGYERLEEKLSAVGADIERVSDG, encoded by the coding sequence ATGGATCGCATTCAAATTCGCGGCGGCAAAGCATTGAGCGGCCGCCTTCCCATCTCCGGCGCGAAAAATGCGGCTTTGACGCTGCTGCCCTGTGCCTTGCTGACCGATGAGCCAGTGACGCTGCGCAATCTGCCGCGCCTCGCCGATGTCGACAGTTTCGGCCATCTGCTGAACCAGTTGGGTGTGTCGACCATGATCGAGGGTGCGCGGCCGGAGGATTTTGGCCGGGTGATGACGATGCGTGCAGGTCGCGTTACATCGACCGAAGCGCCCTATGACATCGTGCGCAAGATGCGCGCGTCTATCCTGGTGTTGGGACCGCTGCTGGCCCGTGCGGGTGAAGCGACGGTGTCGTTGCCGGGCGGTTGCGCCATCGGCAACCGGCCCATCGATCTGCATCTGAAAGCATTGGAAGCCCTTGGCGCCACGATCGAGGTGACGGCGGGCTATGTCCGCGCCAGCGCGCCCGATGGCGGCCTGACCGGCGGCACCTATACCTTCCCCGTCGTGTCGGTTGGCGCGACCGAGAATGCGGTGATGGCCTCTGTATTGTCCAAAGGCACCTGCATACTGGAAAATGCTGCGCGTGAGCCGGAAATTGTCGACCTGTGCCGCCTGTTGCTGGCGATGGGCGCTGAGATTGAGGGCGTGGGGAGCGACACGCTGACCATCCATGGCAAGAATCGGCTGCACGGCGCAACCTATCGGGTCATGCCCGACCGGATAGAGGCGGGCAGCTATGCCTGCGCAGCCGCCATTACCGGCGGGTCGCTGGAACTGGTGGGCGCGGATGCCGATGATATGCACGCCATCCTTGCCGCCCTGCGCGATGTGGGTGTTCATGTCGAAACCCGCAAGGACAGCATATTGGTCGCGTCGCAGGGGAAGCTGAAACCCCTTAACCTGTCGACCGCACCCTTCCCGGCCTTCCCCACGGACATGCAGGCGCAGTTCATGGCGATGCTGACGCTGGCGGACGGTGCATCGGTGCTGACCGAAACGATCTTTGAAAACCGCTATATGCATGTGCCCGAACTGGCGCGCATGGGTGCCGATATCGCCGTCAACGGACGGACCGCCGTCGTGCGCGGGGTGGGGAGCCTGACCGGCGCGCCGGTGATGGCGACCGACCTGCGCGCGTCGATGAGCCTGATCCTGGCGGGTCTTGCCGCGCGGGGTGAAACCCAGGTCAACCGCGTTTATCATCTCGATCGCGGCTATGAGCGGCTGGAAGAGAAATTGTCCGCCGTTGGCGCGGATATCGAGCGGGTCAGCGATGGCTGA
- a CDS encoding HNH endonuclease, with protein MYHPDLIRHPENCPALVLNADYTPLSYYPLSLWPWQTAIKAVFLERVDIVSSYEREVHSPSFQMKIPSVIALKQYVKPSEHPAFTRFNLFLRDKFSCQYCGTAHDLTFDHVVPRRAGGRTTWENVATACSPCNLKKGGRTPKEAGMRLHVQPIRPTTWQLQEHGRAFPPGYLHESWRDWLYWDVELLA; from the coding sequence ATGTACCATCCCGACCTGATACGACACCCGGAAAACTGTCCGGCACTTGTACTGAACGCCGACTATACGCCGCTCAGCTATTATCCGTTGAGCCTGTGGCCCTGGCAGACCGCCATCAAGGCGGTGTTCCTGGAACGGGTGGACATCGTCTCCAGCTATGAGCGGGAGGTGCACAGTCCCAGCTTCCAGATGAAAATCCCCTCGGTCATCGCGCTCAAACAATATGTGAAGCCGTCCGAGCATCCCGCCTTCACCCGGTTCAACCTGTTCCTGCGCGATAAATTTTCCTGCCAATATTGCGGCACGGCGCATGATCTGACCTTTGACCATGTGGTGCCACGCCGCGCTGGCGGGCGCACGACCTGGGAAAATGTCGCGACCGCATGCAGTCCCTGCAACCTGAAAAAAGGGGGGCGCACGCCAAAGGAAGCGGGGATGCGGCTGCATGTTCAGCCGATCCGCCCGACGACCTGGCAGCTTCAGGAACATGGCCGCGCTTTCCCGCCGGGCTATCTGCACGAAAGCTGGCGTGACTGGCTCTATTGGGACGTCGAATTGCTGGCGTAG
- a CDS encoding sensor histidine kinase: protein MAEWCGVETDRAAVLALYDLDAGGFEALDEITGFAAALCDAPIALVSLVEADRQRFLVRTGLDVTETPRNVSFCAHAMLGDEPFVIPDATRDPRFADNVLVTGTPHIRFYAGAPLIDPDGMPLGALCVIDDRPRATLTSLQRHGLTVLARQVMAALEGRRRDHVVQAERRRHVEAVIDSNNRFRTLADAMPQMVWSTLPNGFHDYYNARWYEFTGLPDGATDGEGWNDRFHPDDRDRAWTRWRHSLDTGEPYEIEYRLLHHSGQYRWALGRALPIRGEDGQIIRWMGTDTDIHEQKQLMEEREMIAHELSHRIKNIFSVIAGLIGLSARDNPQIGPVADDLRNRILALGRAHDYVRPHSAESRPQGGHGSLWGVLEQLFAPYTGEGEKRVRITGENPPVDDRSATPLALLFHELATNAAKYGALSTSDGIVDVTISRDGDALRIVWTETGGPVVIRAEGDGFGSRLMALSVERQLGGQIAREWRSEGLIVSLVLPARTMSRAAAGTA from the coding sequence ATGGCTGAATGGTGCGGCGTCGAGACTGACCGGGCGGCTGTTCTGGCGCTCTACGATCTCGACGCGGGCGGGTTCGAGGCGCTGGACGAGATTACGGGTTTCGCTGCGGCCTTGTGCGATGCGCCGATTGCGCTGGTGAGCCTGGTCGAAGCGGATCGGCAGCGTTTTCTCGTCCGAACCGGCCTTGATGTTACAGAGACGCCGCGCAACGTTTCTTTCTGCGCTCATGCGATGCTGGGGGACGAGCCATTCGTCATCCCCGACGCGACGAGAGATCCGCGTTTTGCCGACAATGTGCTGGTAACGGGCACGCCGCATATCCGTTTCTATGCCGGGGCGCCGCTGATCGACCCGGATGGCATGCCGTTGGGCGCGCTTTGCGTTATCGATGACAGGCCGCGCGCGACGCTGACATCGTTACAGCGCCACGGGCTGACGGTGCTGGCCCGGCAAGTGATGGCGGCGCTGGAGGGGCGCCGGCGCGATCATGTCGTGCAGGCCGAACGTCGCCGCCATGTCGAGGCGGTAATCGACAGCAACAACCGTTTTCGCACGCTGGCCGATGCGATGCCGCAAATGGTCTGGTCGACGCTGCCGAATGGCTTTCATGACTATTATAACGCCCGGTGGTATGAATTTACCGGGCTGCCGGATGGCGCAACGGATGGGGAAGGGTGGAATGATAGGTTCCATCCCGACGATCGGGATCGCGCATGGACGCGCTGGCGACATTCGCTGGACACCGGCGAACCCTATGAGATCGAATATCGGCTGCTGCATCATAGCGGTCAATATCGCTGGGCACTGGGACGAGCGCTGCCGATCCGTGGCGAAGATGGACAGATTATCCGTTGGATGGGGACGGACACCGACATCCACGAACAGAAGCAGTTGATGGAAGAGCGCGAGATGATCGCGCATGAACTGTCGCACCGGATCAAGAATATCTTTTCGGTGATTGCGGGCCTCATCGGCCTTTCGGCGCGTGACAATCCACAGATCGGCCCAGTGGCGGACGATCTGCGCAATCGGATATTGGCGCTGGGCCGGGCGCATGACTATGTGCGACCGCATAGCGCCGAATCGCGGCCCCAGGGTGGGCACGGCAGTCTGTGGGGCGTATTGGAGCAGTTGTTCGCGCCCTATACGGGGGAGGGCGAAAAGCGGGTTCGGATCACAGGGGAAAATCCGCCGGTGGACGATCGATCCGCCACCCCGCTGGCCTTGCTGTTCCACGAACTGGCGACAAACGCCGCCAAATATGGCGCGCTTTCAACATCCGATGGTATCGTGGATGTGACCATATCCCGCGACGGTGACGCCCTGCGTATCGTCTGGACCGAAACCGGTGGTCCCGTTGTGATCAGGGCTGAAGGGGATGGGTTTGGCAGCCGCCTGATGGCGTTGAGTGTTGAGCGTCAACTGGGCGGCCAGATCGCACGCGAATGGCGATCCGAAGGACTCATCGTCAGCCTTGTGCTTCCAGCGCGAACCATGAGCCGCGCGGCGGCAGGAACGGCGTGA
- a CDS encoding Crp/Fnr family transcriptional regulator — MAGSCFADRLSKNVSLAEAETRALTRLEENQRKIKRGGMIQRVNDTVTELFVLREGRVMSFVIMPDGSRQILRVYFPGDFIGSASTAYNKAPESLVALEDSVVCPFDKHALRRLLEEQPRVAALLFILSNTERVALTDRLASLGRTSAKARVASFLLDIFDRLRVTDDDISDSFDLKLTQEEIGDAIGLTSVHVNRMIRQMEQDGLISRSNGRVTLHDIARLETIGHYTNRHKNLDLDWLPAMP, encoded by the coding sequence GTGGCAGGCAGTTGTTTCGCGGACAGACTGAGCAAAAATGTTTCGCTGGCGGAGGCAGAGACACGGGCGCTGACGCGGCTTGAGGAGAATCAGCGCAAGATCAAGCGCGGTGGGATGATCCAGCGCGTCAATGACACGGTGACTGAATTGTTCGTCCTGCGCGAAGGGCGCGTGATGAGTTTCGTCATCATGCCCGATGGAAGCCGACAGATATTGCGCGTTTATTTTCCGGGCGATTTCATCGGGTCGGCCAGCACCGCGTACAACAAGGCCCCTGAATCGCTGGTTGCGCTGGAGGATTCGGTCGTCTGCCCGTTCGACAAGCACGCGCTGCGCCGCCTGCTGGAGGAACAGCCACGCGTCGCGGCCCTGTTGTTCATATTGTCCAACACCGAACGGGTGGCGCTGACCGATCGCCTGGCCTCGCTGGGGCGTACATCGGCAAAGGCGCGGGTTGCCTCGTTCCTGCTCGATATTTTCGACCGGTTGCGCGTCACCGACGACGATATCAGCGACAGTTTCGACCTGAAATTGACGCAGGAGGAGATTGGCGACGCGATCGGCCTTACTTCCGTCCACGTCAACCGGATGATCCGGCAGATGGAGCAGGACGGGCTTATCAGCCGCTCGAACGGTCGCGTCACGTTGCACGACATCGCGCGACTGGAAACGATCGGTCATTATACCAATCGGCACAAGAATCTGGACCTGGACTGGTTGCCCGCGATGCCGTGA
- a CDS encoding 2Fe-2S iron-sulfur cluster-binding protein, producing MPKLIVVNREGEEQTVEGDAGLSVMEVIRDSGFDELLALCGGCCSCATCHVYVDPAFADSLPAMSEDENDLLDSSDHRNETSRLSCQVILGEATDGLRVTIAPED from the coding sequence ATGCCGAAGCTGATCGTGGTCAACCGTGAGGGCGAGGAACAGACGGTCGAAGGAGATGCTGGCCTGTCTGTGATGGAAGTCATTCGCGACAGTGGTTTCGATGAACTTCTGGCGCTGTGCGGCGGCTGCTGCTCTTGCGCGACCTGCCACGTTTATGTCGACCCCGCTTTTGCGGACTCGCTGCCGGCAATGAGCGAGGACGAGAATGACCTGCTCGACAGCAGCGATCATCGTAACGAGACCAGCCGCCTGTCCTGCCAGGTCATCCTGGGCGAGGCGACAGATGGCCTGAGAGTGACGATCGCGCCGGAAGATTGA
- a CDS encoding DNA-3-methyladenine glycosylase 2 family protein: MVMSADAMKASLDAIAAIEPGFMAALGRVGYPAPRVREPGYETLLRTIVGQQVSVAAAAAVWRKLETELGAGCAPDVLLARDFDALRACGLSRQKQGYARSLAELILSGEVDLHSLPADDEDAIAQLIRIKGIGRWSAEIYLLFAEGRPDIWPAGDLAVQIEIGRILGLPERPSEKTTRALAEAWRPHRGAAAIMAWHHYNTEVL, translated from the coding sequence ATGGTGATGAGCGCAGACGCAATGAAGGCCAGCCTGGACGCGATCGCCGCGATCGAACCGGGCTTCATGGCCGCGCTGGGGCGCGTGGGCTATCCCGCGCCGCGCGTCCGGGAGCCGGGCTATGAAACATTGCTACGCACTATCGTCGGCCAGCAGGTCAGCGTGGCGGCGGCCGCAGCGGTGTGGCGCAAGCTGGAGACGGAACTGGGCGCGGGCTGCGCGCCGGATGTACTGCTGGCCCGTGATTTCGACGCGCTGCGGGCCTGCGGCCTGTCGCGCCAGAAACAAGGCTATGCCCGCAGCCTGGCCGAACTGATCCTTTCGGGCGAAGTGGACCTCCACTCCCTGCCCGCCGACGATGAGGATGCGATCGCCCAACTGATACGAATCAAGGGGATTGGGCGCTGGTCCGCCGAAATCTACCTGTTATTTGCGGAAGGACGGCCCGACATCTGGCCCGCAGGTGACCTGGCCGTCCAGATAGAGATCGGCCGCATATTGGGCCTGCCTGAACGTCCCAGCGAAAAGACGACCCGCGCCCTTGCCGAAGCCTGGCGCCCCCATCGCGGCGCCGCCGCGATCATGGCTTGGCACCATTATAACACAGAGGTTCTGTAA
- a CDS encoding response regulator codes for MSKRVLIVEDEIFVALEIEQVVESAGFSVGAIAADQAAALAAAADCDIALVDLNLRDGRTGPRIGMELASQYGLRVIYVTANPSQIGEASIAAMGVVTKPFLSQSIRAALELAASDNPNPYTTDIAGFTPFLPPRGSWFALEAQG; via the coding sequence ATGTCCAAACGTGTATTGATCGTAGAAGATGAGATTTTCGTGGCTCTGGAGATCGAGCAGGTCGTGGAGTCGGCGGGCTTTTCCGTGGGTGCCATCGCTGCGGATCAGGCTGCGGCACTGGCGGCTGCCGCCGATTGCGACATTGCGCTGGTTGACCTTAACTTGCGCGATGGGCGGACCGGGCCGCGAATCGGCATGGAACTGGCCAGCCAATATGGGCTGCGCGTTATCTATGTGACGGCCAACCCCTCCCAGATTGGCGAAGCATCCATTGCGGCCATGGGTGTCGTGACCAAGCCATTCCTGTCGCAAAGCATCCGGGCCGCGCTGGAACTGGCGGCGTCCGATAACCCGAATCCCTATACGACCGACATCGCCGGATTCACGCCGTTCCTGCCGCCGCGCGGCTCATGGTTCGCGCTGGAAGCACAAGGCTGA
- a CDS encoding ABC-F family ATP-binding cassette domain-containing protein, whose product MLNLNGITVRLGGRTILDRASAALPARSRVGLIGRNGAGKSTLMKVMIGQLDPDDGGCEMPRDTKLGYIAQEAPSGTITPFETVLAADKERAALMAESETCEDPDRMGHIYERLTAIDAYTAPARAARILVGLGFDEEMQGRPLDSYSGGWKMRVALASLLFSNPDLLLLDEPSNHLDLEATLWLENFLKSYRGMIVVISHERDLLNNVVDHILHLEGGKVMLYPGGYDAFERQRAERLAQQEAARTKQAAEREKLQDYVARNSARASTAKQAQSRAKALAKMQPIAAAMEDPTLTFTFPSPPELRPPLITMDMAAVGYNETPILRRVNLRIDPDDRVALLGRNGNGKTTLARLIAAQLPTMEGEMASSPKMNVGYFTQYQVEELDTGDTPLEHMTRQMKGATQGAVRAQLGRFGFSGVRATQKVGSLSGGERARLALALITRDAPHLLILDEPTNHLDVDSREALVQALNEYQGAVVLVSHDRHMLELVADRLVLVDNGTAQEYGGTIEDYTDFVLGKNGGAAPSGGDAPKVDRKAEKRASAEWRERQKTLKNAVNQAERAMAALNADRSRIDQALFDPKTATGAEAKLTTSQLMVKRAEVEKKLEQAEEVWMEAGAALEAG is encoded by the coding sequence ATGTTGAACTTGAATGGCATCACCGTGCGCCTCGGCGGCCGCACGATCCTCGACCGCGCCTCGGCCGCGCTACCTGCGCGCAGCCGCGTTGGCCTCATCGGCCGTAATGGCGCTGGAAAATCGACGCTGATGAAGGTGATGATCGGCCAGCTCGATCCTGACGATGGCGGGTGCGAGATGCCGCGCGACACGAAGCTGGGCTATATCGCGCAGGAAGCGCCATCGGGCACGATCACCCCGTTCGAGACGGTGCTGGCCGCCGACAAGGAGCGCGCCGCGCTGATGGCGGAGAGCGAAACCTGCGAAGACCCTGACCGCATGGGGCATATCTATGAACGGCTGACGGCGATTGACGCCTATACCGCGCCTGCGCGCGCCGCCCGTATCCTCGTCGGCCTTGGCTTTGACGAAGAGATGCAGGGTCGCCCGCTCGACAGCTATTCGGGCGGCTGGAAGATGCGCGTGGCGCTGGCGTCGCTGCTCTTCTCCAACCCCGACCTGCTGTTGCTGGACGAACCGTCGAACCATCTCGACCTCGAAGCGACGTTGTGGCTGGAGAATTTCCTCAAATCCTATCGCGGCATGATCGTCGTCATTAGCCATGAGCGCGACCTGCTGAACAATGTCGTCGACCATATCCTGCATCTGGAAGGGGGCAAGGTCATGCTCTATCCGGGCGGCTACGACGCGTTCGAGCGGCAGCGGGCCGAGCGTCTGGCCCAGCAGGAGGCTGCGCGCACCAAGCAGGCGGCTGAACGCGAAAAGCTTCAGGATTATGTCGCGCGCAACTCCGCGCGGGCCTCCACCGCCAAGCAGGCGCAGTCGCGGGCCAAGGCGCTGGCGAAGATGCAGCCCATTGCCGCGGCGATGGAAGACCCCACCCTTACCTTCACTTTTCCCAGCCCGCCCGAACTGCGCCCGCCGCTCATCACCATGGACATGGCGGCGGTCGGTTATAACGAGACGCCCATCCTGCGGCGGGTGAACCTGCGGATCGACCCGGACGACCGGGTGGCGCTGCTGGGCCGCAACGGCAACGGCAAGACGACGCTGGCCCGCCTGATCGCCGCGCAATTGCCGACGATGGAGGGCGAGATGGCCTCTTCACCCAAGATGAATGTCGGTTATTTCACCCAATATCAGGTGGAGGAACTGGATACCGGCGATACGCCGCTGGAACATATGACGCGCCAGATGAAGGGCGCGACCCAGGGTGCGGTGCGCGCGCAACTCGGGCGCTTCGGCTTTTCGGGCGTCCGCGCGACGCAGAAGGTCGGCAGCCTGTCGGGCGGCGAGCGCGCGCGACTGGCGCTGGCGCTCATCACACGCGACGCGCCGCATCTGCTGATCCTCGACGAGCCGACCAACCATCTGGACGTCGACAGCCGGGAGGCACTGGTGCAGGCGCTCAACGAATATCAGGGCGCGGTTGTGCTGGTCAGCCATGATCGGCACATGCTCGAACTGGTGGCCGACCGGCTGGTGCTGGTCGATAACGGCACGGCGCAGGAATATGGCGGGACGATCGAGGATTATACCGACTTCGTGCTGGGCAAGAATGGCGGGGCTGCCCCTTCGGGCGGCGACGCACCCAAGGTCGACCGCAAAGCCGAAAAGCGGGCTTCCGCCGAGTGGCGCGAGCGGCAAAAGACGCTCAAAAACGCGGTCAACCAGGCAGAGCGGGCGATGGCGGCCCTTAATGCCGATCGCAGCCGCATCGATCAGGCCCTGTTCGATCCCAAAACCGCAACCGGAGCCGAGGCGAAGCTCACCACATCACAATTGATGGTAAAGCGCGCGGAGGTCGAGAAGAAGCTGGAACAGGCCGAGGAAGTCTGGATGGAAGCGGGCGCGGCGCTGGAGGCGGGTTGA
- a CDS encoding glycoside hydrolase family 3 N-terminal domain-containing protein: protein MSLDRRQIILGALSGAMTLGVPARLLAQTDVARVDALIGKMTLEEKAGQMTCLADSFRPYNPPNPEAGIQNEKQLAQEIVKGRVGCLFNGIGVAGGLRAQEMAVKESRLGIPLLLAGDVIHGLKTIFPVPLAEAASFDPALAERTARAMALEATAAGLHLTFAPMVDIARDQRWGRVVEGSGEDLYLGRLYAAARVRGFQGRNLRRDDSLLACPKHFAAYGAVAAGMEYGSVDISEETLRETHLPPFDSAFAAGALTTMAAFSEINGVPATADRTLLTDILRGEMTFRGFVFSDYTADEELIAHGYAEDERDAARLAVLAGVDMSMQSGLYVRHLPDLVKSGAVPMGTIDVAVRRILYVKTAIGLFDNPYRSLDPAAETARIGTSGHRALARESAARSIVLLQNKDAVLPLGADDGEKIALIGPFAEDRDNLYGPWAFYGDKGKGVDIATGMRAAMRDPTRLMIEPGCAIDGPLDGGLARAVEAAKAADVVVLAIGESQDMSGEAQSRTTIEIPLVQQALAEAVAATGKPVIVLLRHGRALALHGAVANAQAILATWFLGSEAGHAIADILFGRVDPSAKLPVSFPWESGQEPFFYDRKSTGRPVVDQRTEYKARYATADNSARFPFGHGLTYTDLVLDKLKLSDAALRWDQAIEVRATLTNKGKRRGTQAVQLYLRDRVASRTRPIRELKRIERVTLNPGDSKVVRFSISRADLSFIGAGNKRIVEPGLFDLWIGDSSIGGLHTQFTLYAGEPAAT, encoded by the coding sequence ATGAGCCTTGATAGACGGCAGATCATTCTGGGCGCCCTGTCCGGCGCCATGACGCTGGGCGTGCCTGCGCGCTTGCTGGCGCAAACGGATGTCGCACGGGTGGACGCGCTGATCGGCAAGATGACATTGGAGGAGAAGGCCGGGCAGATGACCTGCCTTGCCGACAGTTTTCGTCCCTACAACCCACCCAATCCCGAAGCGGGTATCCAGAATGAAAAACAATTGGCGCAGGAGATCGTCAAGGGGCGCGTCGGGTGCCTGTTCAACGGCATCGGTGTTGCCGGTGGGCTACGGGCGCAGGAGATGGCGGTCAAGGAAAGCCGTCTGGGCATTCCGCTGTTGCTTGCGGGCGATGTCATCCATGGTCTCAAGACCATCTTCCCGGTGCCACTGGCCGAGGCGGCAAGTTTCGACCCAGCACTGGCCGAGCGGACCGCGCGGGCGATGGCGCTGGAAGCGACGGCAGCGGGCCTGCACCTGACCTTTGCGCCGATGGTCGACATTGCGCGCGATCAGCGCTGGGGCCGGGTCGTGGAGGGATCGGGCGAAGACCTGTATCTCGGTCGCCTTTATGCCGCCGCCCGCGTGCGGGGTTTCCAGGGGCGCAACCTGCGCCGCGACGACAGCCTGCTTGCCTGCCCGAAGCATTTCGCGGCCTATGGCGCGGTCGCGGCGGGCATGGAATATGGCAGCGTCGACATTTCGGAGGAGACATTGCGCGAGACGCATCTGCCGCCCTTCGATTCCGCCTTTGCGGCTGGCGCGCTGACGACGATGGCCGCCTTCAGCGAGATCAACGGCGTGCCGGCCACTGCCGACCGCACGCTGCTGACCGATATATTGCGCGGCGAGATGACGTTCCGGGGCTTCGTTTTTTCCGACTATACCGCCGACGAGGAACTGATCGCCCACGGCTATGCGGAGGATGAGCGCGATGCCGCGCGTCTTGCCGTGCTGGCCGGGGTGGATATGAGCATGCAGAGCGGCCTTTATGTCCGGCACTTGCCTGATCTGGTGAAGAGCGGCGCGGTGCCGATGGGCACGATCGACGTGGCGGTGCGGCGTATCCTCTATGTTAAAACCGCCATCGGTCTGTTCGACAATCCTTATCGCTCGCTCGATCCGGCCGCTGAAACTGCGCGAATCGGTACGTCGGGGCATCGCGCATTGGCCCGCGAATCGGCGGCGCGGTCGATCGTGCTGTTGCAGAACAAGGATGCCGTCCTGCCATTAGGCGCGGATGATGGGGAGAAGATCGCGCTGATCGGTCCATTCGCCGAGGATCGCGATAATCTCTATGGCCCATGGGCCTTTTATGGCGACAAAGGCAAAGGTGTCGATATCGCCACGGGCATGCGCGCGGCCATGCGCGATCCCACCAGGCTGATGATCGAACCGGGTTGCGCGATCGATGGGCCACTGGACGGCGGGCTTGCCCGTGCGGTCGAAGCGGCGAAGGCCGCAGACGTGGTGGTTCTGGCGATCGGCGAATCGCAGGACATGTCTGGCGAAGCGCAGTCACGCACCACGATCGAGATACCCTTGGTGCAGCAGGCTTTGGCGGAAGCGGTCGCGGCCACGGGCAAGCCGGTCATCGTCCTGCTACGCCATGGCCGCGCGCTGGCGCTGCACGGTGCGGTGGCGAACGCGCAGGCGATTCTGGCGACCTGGTTCCTGGGGAGTGAGGCGGGGCACGCCATCGCCGACATCCTGTTCGGGCGCGTTGATCCATCGGCCAAGCTGCCGGTCAGTTTTCCGTGGGAATCGGGACAGGAGCCGTTTTTCTATGACCGAAAATCGACGGGTCGCCCGGTGGTTGACCAGCGCACCGAATATAAGGCGCGCTACGCGACGGCTGATAACAGCGCCCGTTTTCCGTTCGGTCACGGCCTGACTTATACCGATCTGGTGTTGGACAAGCTTAAACTGAGCGATGCCGCGCTGCGCTGGGATCAGGCGATAGAGGTGCGCGCAACACTTACGAACAAGGGCAAGCGGCGCGGCACGCAGGCGGTGCAACTCTATCTGCGCGACCGGGTGGCGAGCCGAACCCGGCCGATCCGCGAACTCAAGCGGATCGAGCGCGTCACCCTGAATCCGGGCGATAGCAAGGTGGTGCGCTTCTCCATCTCGCGCGCGGACCTGTCTTTCATCGGTGCGGGCAACAAGCGGATCGTGGAGCCGGGCCTGTTCGATCTGTGGATCGGCGACAGCTCCATTGGTGGATTGCACACGCAATTCACCCTCTATGCCGGGGAACCAGCCGCTACTTGA